A window of Raineyella sp. W15-4 contains these coding sequences:
- a CDS encoding DEAD/DEAH box helicase family protein — protein MKREIDELLPKKPEARLRIYAWSPNDPPVGYAGLLKVGQTTKADVNARIRESQGQMQQAYTLHVDELAERGDGTVFRDSDVRQRLIDKGFENPIFGSAREWMWCTPDDVRTAITELRTGVKLSGTHHEKFPMRPEQASAVDKAEGYYKSIWAEDSHAVPRFLWNAKMRFGKTFASYQLAKRLGAKRILVVTFKPAVEDAWQTDLESHADFDGWQYLSSATGGSPDEADKTRPLVYFGSFQDLLGRDRKTGLIKAKNEWVHTTNWDLVIFDEYHFGAWRESAKELFEGEDEKVKQKELAAEYNDGLVAFDEELDELGNDEDDFLPITTRAYLYLSGTPFKALATGEFIEEQIFNWTYTDEQRAKAEYAVAQPDAWNPYGSLPEMRLFTYQMPDELIAVANQGEFDEFDLNEFFEAKGIGKDAEFTHKTDVQKWLDLVRGAHLPTQVDAMRMGTRPPFPYSDVRLLPYLQHSFWFLPNVAACEAMSNLLAEKQNVFWHDYKVLVVAGPGAGIGLDALPPVRAAIGDGHDTKTITLSCGKLTTGVTVKQWSSILMLRNLNSPETYFQAAFRVQSPWSIKNPDGDNPSAEAVLKPVCFVFDFAPTRALRQIADYGAGLSPETPNPEQAVEELVKFLPVLAYDGSNMTQVDAGGILDIAMSGTSATLLARKWESAILVNVDNDTLRKIMNNPDALNAVMNIEGFRALGSDIFETVVNKSDAVKKAKKEKGDDITPAEKKELTEEEKEYKSKRTQIQEKLVKFATRVPAFMYLTDFRENTLTDVITKLEPGLFRTVTGLTVEDFHLLVNLGVFNATHMNQAVFAFRRYEDSSLSYTGIESHKGLRRYGLYDTVVAVNDETAV, from the coding sequence GTGAAGCGGGAGATTGACGAACTCCTCCCCAAGAAGCCCGAGGCGCGACTGCGAATCTACGCATGGTCGCCGAACGATCCACCAGTCGGCTACGCGGGGCTTCTCAAGGTGGGCCAGACGACGAAGGCGGATGTGAACGCGCGCATCCGCGAGTCTCAGGGGCAGATGCAGCAGGCATACACGCTGCACGTTGATGAGCTCGCCGAACGAGGCGACGGGACGGTGTTTCGCGACTCAGATGTGCGCCAACGGCTGATCGACAAGGGCTTCGAGAACCCGATCTTCGGCTCAGCGCGAGAGTGGATGTGGTGCACCCCAGACGATGTGCGCACGGCGATCACTGAGCTTCGCACAGGCGTGAAGCTCAGTGGAACCCATCATGAGAAGTTTCCGATGCGCCCGGAGCAAGCCAGCGCCGTGGACAAGGCCGAGGGCTACTACAAGTCCATCTGGGCCGAGGACTCTCACGCGGTGCCACGGTTCCTGTGGAACGCCAAGATGCGCTTCGGGAAGACCTTCGCCTCCTACCAACTCGCGAAGCGGCTCGGCGCCAAACGCATCCTCGTGGTCACCTTCAAGCCCGCAGTGGAGGACGCCTGGCAGACCGACCTGGAGTCTCACGCCGACTTCGACGGCTGGCAGTACCTCTCCTCGGCCACCGGGGGCAGCCCAGATGAGGCGGACAAGACTCGGCCACTGGTCTACTTCGGATCGTTCCAGGACCTGCTCGGGCGAGATCGGAAGACCGGCCTCATCAAGGCGAAGAACGAGTGGGTCCACACCACCAACTGGGACCTCGTCATCTTCGATGAATACCACTTCGGTGCGTGGCGAGAGTCCGCCAAGGAGCTGTTCGAGGGCGAGGACGAGAAAGTCAAGCAGAAGGAACTGGCCGCGGAGTACAACGACGGCCTCGTGGCCTTCGACGAGGAGCTTGACGAACTCGGCAACGACGAGGACGACTTCCTGCCGATCACCACCCGCGCCTACCTGTACCTGTCGGGCACGCCATTCAAGGCGCTGGCAACCGGTGAGTTCATCGAGGAGCAAATCTTCAACTGGACCTACACCGATGAGCAGCGCGCCAAGGCCGAGTACGCCGTCGCGCAACCGGACGCCTGGAACCCGTACGGGTCGCTCCCGGAGATGCGTCTGTTCACGTACCAGATGCCTGACGAGTTGATTGCCGTTGCGAATCAGGGAGAGTTCGACGAGTTCGACCTCAACGAGTTCTTCGAGGCAAAGGGCATCGGTAAGGACGCCGAGTTCACCCACAAGACCGACGTGCAGAAGTGGCTCGATCTCGTCCGCGGCGCTCACCTTCCCACCCAGGTCGACGCGATGCGGATGGGCACCCGCCCGCCATTCCCGTACTCCGATGTCCGACTCCTGCCGTACCTTCAGCACTCGTTCTGGTTCCTGCCCAACGTTGCTGCCTGCGAGGCAATGTCGAACCTGCTCGCGGAGAAGCAGAACGTGTTCTGGCACGACTACAAGGTCCTCGTCGTCGCGGGTCCCGGCGCGGGCATCGGGCTGGATGCTCTCCCGCCAGTGCGGGCGGCGATCGGCGACGGCCACGACACCAAGACGATCACCCTGTCGTGCGGCAAGCTCACCACGGGCGTCACCGTCAAGCAGTGGTCCTCGATCCTGATGTTGCGCAACCTCAACTCACCCGAGACCTACTTTCAGGCAGCGTTCCGCGTACAGTCACCGTGGTCGATCAAGAATCCCGACGGAGACAACCCGAGCGCCGAAGCAGTCCTCAAGCCGGTGTGCTTCGTGTTCGACTTCGCGCCCACTCGCGCGCTGCGTCAGATCGCCGACTACGGCGCCGGTCTCTCGCCGGAGACGCCGAACCCTGAGCAAGCCGTCGAGGAGCTCGTGAAGTTCCTGCCCGTGTTGGCGTACGACGGGTCGAATATGACCCAGGTCGATGCCGGCGGCATCCTCGACATCGCCATGTCGGGCACCTCCGCGACCCTCCTGGCCCGCAAGTGGGAGTCCGCAATCCTCGTCAACGTCGACAACGACACCCTGCGCAAGATCATGAACAACCCCGACGCCCTCAACGCCGTCATGAACATCGAAGGCTTCCGCGCGCTCGGCAGCGACATTTTCGAGACCGTCGTGAACAAGAGCGACGCCGTGAAGAAGGCGAAGAAGGAGAAGGGCGACGACATTACTCCGGCGGAGAAGAAGGAGTTGACGGAGGAGGAGAAGGAGTACAAGTCCAAGCGGACGCAGATTCAGGAGAAGCTGGTCAAGTTCGCCACCCGCGTCCCTGCGTTCATGTACCTGACCGACTTCCGTGAGAACACTCTTACCGACGTCATCACCAAGCTCGAACCCGGCTTGTTCCGCACCGTCACCGGACTGACCGTCGAGGACTTCCACCTCCTCGTGAATCTCGGCGTCTTTAACGCCACCCATATGAACCAGGCCGTCTTCGCCTTCCGCCGCTACGAGGACTCCTCCTTGTCCTACACCGGCATCGAGTCCCACAAGGGCCTGCGCCGCTACGGCCTCTACGACACCGTCGTCGCCGTCAACGACGAGACCGCAGTCTGA
- a CDS encoding Eco57I restriction-modification methylase domain-containing protein produces MTCIANLSNDEVFTPPEFANQMLDTLAAAWADANDGADIWANPDVTFLDPFTKSGVFLREIVRRLTDGLILTIPDLTERVDHILTHQVFGIGITQLTALLARRSVYCSKFANGPHSIARSFTTEDGNIWFERTEHTWGGGKREFRADPLTSEEVAVYTNRKCIYCGAGEDDYARGDDLETHAYAFIHTDDIKARIAELFGDTMQFDVIIGNPPYQLSDGGHGTSAAPIYQLFVEQAKKLDPRFLSMIVPSRWFAGGKGLDEFRESMLTDSRVRAINDYLSASDVFPGVGLKGGVCYFLWDRDHPGLCEVTTHFKDWPTTTATRSLLEPGADVFIRFNEALSILRKVIAVETGQEHSLALPESKRFERLVSSRKPFGFETTFKGRASKAPGDVLIYQNGGTGYVDRASIPSGAHLIDGWKVYVGRAAPGTGNKDTYPHRIISTPFLGESGSISSETYLCIGTFDTRGEAESALSYLRCRLTRFLILLHKPSQDTTRKVYAFVPTQDWTRDWNDHDLYEKYGLSEDEIDFVERIVRPMEADE; encoded by the coding sequence TTGACCTGCATCGCGAACCTCTCCAACGATGAGGTCTTCACCCCGCCGGAGTTCGCGAACCAGATGCTCGACACGCTTGCCGCCGCGTGGGCAGACGCCAACGACGGCGCCGACATCTGGGCCAACCCCGATGTCACGTTCCTCGATCCGTTCACCAAGTCTGGTGTGTTCCTCCGCGAGATCGTGCGCCGACTCACCGACGGCCTGATCCTGACGATCCCCGACCTCACCGAACGCGTCGATCACATCCTCACCCACCAAGTGTTCGGCATCGGGATCACCCAGCTCACGGCGCTGCTCGCGCGCCGGAGCGTCTACTGCTCGAAGTTCGCCAACGGCCCGCACTCGATCGCTAGGTCATTCACGACCGAGGACGGCAACATCTGGTTCGAGCGCACCGAGCACACCTGGGGCGGCGGGAAGCGGGAGTTCCGTGCTGATCCACTGACCAGCGAGGAAGTCGCCGTCTATACCAACCGCAAGTGCATCTACTGCGGCGCAGGCGAGGATGACTACGCCCGTGGTGACGACCTTGAGACTCACGCCTACGCCTTCATCCACACCGACGACATCAAAGCCCGCATCGCGGAGCTGTTCGGAGACACCATGCAGTTCGACGTCATCATCGGCAACCCGCCCTACCAGCTCAGCGACGGCGGTCATGGGACCAGCGCCGCCCCGATCTATCAACTCTTCGTAGAGCAGGCCAAGAAACTCGACCCGCGTTTCTTGTCCATGATCGTTCCCTCGCGTTGGTTTGCGGGAGGAAAAGGCCTCGATGAGTTCAGGGAGTCAATGCTGACCGACAGCCGCGTGCGGGCAATCAACGATTACCTGAGCGCTTCGGACGTGTTCCCAGGCGTCGGACTAAAGGGCGGGGTGTGCTACTTCCTCTGGGATCGCGACCACCCCGGACTCTGCGAGGTCACCACCCACTTCAAGGATTGGCCGACGACCACGGCCACTCGCTCTTTGCTCGAACCAGGCGCGGATGTCTTCATCCGGTTCAACGAGGCTCTGTCAATCTTGCGCAAGGTGATTGCCGTCGAGACCGGGCAGGAGCACTCGCTGGCACTGCCGGAGAGCAAGCGCTTCGAAAGGCTGGTCAGCTCCCGTAAGCCCTTTGGATTTGAGACCACGTTCAAGGGCAGAGCGTCAAAGGCGCCTGGCGACGTGCTCATCTACCAGAACGGTGGGACTGGGTATGTGGACCGAGCATCGATCCCTTCGGGCGCTCACCTCATCGATGGCTGGAAGGTTTACGTTGGCCGCGCCGCGCCCGGCACGGGAAATAAGGACACCTATCCCCATCGGATCATCAGCACTCCCTTCCTTGGCGAGAGCGGGAGCATCTCCTCCGAGACGTACCTCTGCATCGGAACCTTCGATACACGAGGAGAGGCGGAGAGCGCGCTGTCGTACCTCCGCTGCCGTCTGACGCGCTTTCTCATCCTCCTTCACAAGCCCTCGCAAGACACCACGCGGAAGGTCTATGCCTTCGTTCCGACCCAGGATTGGACGCGAGACTGGAACGATCATGATCTTTACGAGAAGTACGGACTCTCGGAAGACGAGATCGACTTCGTCGAGCGGATCGTTCGCCCGATGGAGGCGGACGAGTGA
- a CDS encoding N-6 DNA methylase, producing MNLKDAQRLVKSKQRVADHGEVFTPAWMVEDMLDLVKHESERIDSRVLEPACGSGNFLIPVLARKLATVELRHGKSEFEKRHYALFALMCTYGIELLADNAEECRHNLAEVFNTFLGIGNDDQWARAARAVLTVNIVQGDALTMTVPSGQPITFPEWGYLGKGKFQRRDFRYDDLTQRASYEGTLFGELDDEDLFVPAQTYPTMTVIQIAEAAA from the coding sequence ATGAACCTGAAAGACGCCCAGCGCTTGGTGAAGTCCAAGCAACGCGTTGCGGACCACGGCGAGGTGTTCACGCCGGCGTGGATGGTCGAGGACATGCTCGACCTCGTTAAGCACGAGTCTGAGCGGATCGACTCCCGCGTACTCGAACCCGCCTGCGGCTCGGGCAACTTCCTCATCCCCGTCCTGGCTCGCAAGCTCGCCACGGTCGAGCTTCGGCACGGCAAGAGCGAGTTCGAGAAGCGCCACTACGCATTGTTCGCGCTCATGTGCACCTACGGTATCGAACTTCTCGCAGACAACGCCGAAGAGTGCCGTCACAATCTCGCCGAGGTGTTCAACACGTTCTTGGGTATCGGCAACGATGACCAGTGGGCACGAGCGGCCCGCGCGGTTCTCACCGTGAACATCGTCCAGGGCGATGCCTTGACCATGACCGTGCCAAGCGGCCAGCCGATCACCTTTCCTGAGTGGGGCTACCTCGGCAAAGGCAAGTTCCAGAGGCGCGACTTTCGCTACGACGACCTCACTCAGCGCGCCTCGTACGAGGGAACCCTATTCGGCGAGCTCGATGACGAGGACCTGTTCGTCCCCGCGCAGACTTACCCGACGATGACCGTCATTCAGATCGCCGAGGCCGCCGCGTGA
- a CDS encoding alpha/beta hydrolase, whose translation MFDLTVRGVEYTDDGDLIVLDRTDQAAAPGIYNLWFEHGGWAQLATDSVDRGPTRVARRITGTTSGFTPKTGDCASWSGIYYATPADAGLHTRDITITTPAGPCPAWRIDGDLATWAIHIHGLGSTRAGTLRGVLAATELGYTSLVVSYRNTAEGPRVGTGRTTFGYAETSDVDEAIGYAVRRGAEQVVIFGWSMGAAVALQLADHPRHPGLIAALVLDSPVLNWTEVIKSNCARSGWPAAAGHLAIPWLTLDPLARTVGLPGRIPLPTFDWTSRAVELNTPTLILHGTRDDSVPIRLSQALRDARPDLVELETFDAGHTLCWNSDLDRWRNTVTAWLKVRIPR comes from the coding sequence ATGTTCGACCTCACCGTTCGAGGCGTCGAGTACACCGACGACGGCGACCTGATCGTGCTCGACCGCACCGACCAGGCCGCCGCGCCAGGCATCTACAATCTCTGGTTCGAGCACGGCGGCTGGGCGCAGCTCGCCACAGATAGCGTCGATCGAGGACCCACCCGCGTCGCTCGCAGGATCACGGGCACCACATCGGGTTTCACTCCGAAGACCGGCGATTGCGCCTCCTGGAGCGGCATCTACTACGCCACCCCAGCCGACGCCGGACTCCACACACGCGACATCACCATCACGACCCCCGCAGGACCATGCCCGGCCTGGCGCATCGACGGCGACCTCGCGACCTGGGCCATCCACATCCACGGCCTCGGCAGCACCCGCGCCGGCACCCTCCGCGGCGTCCTCGCCGCAACCGAACTCGGCTACACCTCCCTCGTCGTCAGCTACCGCAACACAGCAGAAGGGCCGCGAGTTGGCACCGGCCGGACGACCTTCGGCTACGCAGAGACGAGCGACGTTGACGAGGCCATCGGGTACGCCGTCCGACGAGGAGCCGAACAGGTCGTGATCTTCGGCTGGTCGATGGGTGCCGCTGTCGCTCTCCAGCTCGCCGACCACCCGCGACATCCGGGACTGATCGCCGCGCTCGTACTCGACTCCCCAGTCCTCAACTGGACCGAAGTCATCAAGTCCAACTGCGCCCGCAGCGGATGGCCTGCAGCAGCCGGGCACCTCGCGATCCCGTGGCTCACCCTCGACCCACTGGCACGCACAGTCGGCCTGCCAGGACGCATCCCACTTCCCACCTTCGACTGGACATCCCGAGCCGTAGAGCTCAACACGCCGACCCTGATCCTCCACGGCACCCGAGACGACTCCGTGCCGATCCGGCTCTCACAAGCACTCCGAGACGCTCGCCCGGACCTCGTTGAGCTTGAGACCTTCGATGCCGGCCACACCCTCTGCTGGAACAGCGATCTGGACCGCTGGCGGAACACGGTGACCGCCTGGCTCAAGGTGCGCATCCCACGCTGA
- a CDS encoding MAB_1171c family putative transporter has product MIQTLVATLMWALVASLLIFRRKRTDRSITYAALTIAIAMTLNVDAAYSAVDRLLGGTNLATLIADALLMTGLFFLGRGVMKTGEYRPRLVRAAVSIPVLLVALLAITASFLLIDRGTTTTRFMIDLGAQPAAAVYSIINFTYCLVIVVAMLVLAIRQYRHNTGIQHLPAALLSLGSAFGVALCLAVIVMDVAHATGHLDLMHTIQSAYDPLSVLTFVFLCAGFAIQPAVRRAQHRARQRQTVALTAQLESLWHQATRARPGLSQADPLAASSEDPEGHLHRVIVEIRDAMIDPRITFDISTDDRDLLERAESHLVGSDSALATTSPVPYVEERES; this is encoded by the coding sequence ATGATCCAGACGCTCGTCGCAACGCTCATGTGGGCGCTCGTGGCGAGCCTGCTCATCTTCCGACGCAAACGCACCGACCGAAGCATCACCTACGCCGCCCTCACCATCGCCATCGCGATGACGCTCAACGTGGATGCCGCCTACAGCGCCGTCGATCGACTGCTCGGTGGCACCAACCTCGCCACCCTGATCGCGGACGCGCTCCTGATGACCGGGCTGTTCTTCCTCGGCCGCGGCGTCATGAAGACCGGCGAGTACCGGCCCAGGCTCGTCCGAGCCGCCGTCAGCATCCCCGTCCTGCTCGTCGCGCTGCTCGCGATCACCGCATCGTTCCTGCTCATCGACCGCGGCACCACTACCACACGATTTATGATCGACCTCGGCGCACAGCCAGCGGCGGCGGTCTACTCGATCATCAACTTCACCTACTGCCTCGTCATTGTCGTGGCGATGCTCGTCCTCGCCATAAGGCAGTACCGGCACAACACCGGCATCCAGCACCTCCCCGCGGCACTGTTGAGCCTGGGGTCGGCGTTCGGCGTCGCGCTCTGCCTCGCCGTGATCGTCATGGACGTTGCCCACGCCACGGGCCACCTCGACCTCATGCACACTATCCAGTCCGCCTACGATCCGCTCTCCGTCCTGACCTTCGTGTTCCTCTGTGCCGGGTTCGCGATCCAGCCTGCCGTCCGTCGCGCTCAGCACCGCGCCCGGCAGAGGCAGACCGTCGCCCTCACAGCGCAGCTGGAGTCGCTTTGGCACCAGGCGACGCGCGCACGGCCCGGGCTGAGCCAGGCCGACCCCCTCGCCGCCAGTAGCGAAGACCCCGAAGGGCACCTCCACCGAGTGATCGTCGAAATCCGCGACGCGATGATCGACCCTCGCATCACCTTCGACATCAGCACCGACGACCGCGACCTGCTCGAACGCGCCGAGAGCCACCTCGTCGGAAGCGACAGTGCCCTCGCGACGACCTCGCCCGTTCCCTACGTCGAGGAGCGGGAGTCGTGA
- a CDS encoding ImmA/IrrE family metallo-endopeptidase, protein MASNEDARAAREAKLDELHEKLTGAVESLVSGDDWRQALAFAARFRSRSFNNTMLIWVQHEAAFEAGRVPEPFPALVAGYRQWQGLGRQVMKGQPGYMIFAPVTGRFATATPADAGSWRRLGPRETPKAGEVVRSRMVGARPAYVWDASQTDGEPLPVPPAPTLLEGEAPSGLWDGLAGQIRGAGFEVLRVPHEGMISGANGMTDYEERTVAVRENMDPAAQVKTLAHELAHVLMHDPDDEEARQHRGIREVEAESVALMIGAAHGMDTTGYTIPYVSTWAARVDGQEPVQVVQSTGERVRKTALAILDQLDTLQVGDGTPPGLERDAPSPRTSRTAANSVETDRPRAASAPALAGRRL, encoded by the coding sequence ATGGCATCGAACGAGGACGCCCGCGCGGCGCGAGAGGCGAAGCTCGACGAGCTGCACGAGAAGCTGACCGGCGCGGTCGAGTCGCTGGTCTCGGGTGACGACTGGCGGCAGGCGCTGGCCTTCGCGGCGCGGTTCCGGTCGCGGTCGTTCAACAACACGATGTTGATCTGGGTGCAGCATGAGGCGGCGTTCGAGGCAGGCCGGGTGCCCGAACCCTTCCCCGCTCTGGTTGCCGGGTATCGGCAGTGGCAGGGGCTGGGGCGGCAGGTGATGAAGGGTCAGCCGGGCTACATGATCTTCGCGCCCGTGACGGGCCGGTTCGCCACCGCGACCCCTGCCGATGCGGGCTCGTGGCGGCGGCTCGGGCCGAGGGAGACGCCGAAGGCCGGCGAGGTGGTGCGCTCGCGGATGGTCGGAGCCCGGCCGGCCTACGTGTGGGATGCCTCCCAGACCGACGGAGAACCATTGCCAGTTCCGCCCGCTCCGACGCTGCTGGAAGGCGAAGCACCCTCGGGGCTGTGGGACGGGCTGGCCGGGCAGATTCGCGGCGCGGGGTTCGAGGTGCTGCGGGTGCCACACGAGGGGATGATCTCCGGCGCGAACGGCATGACCGACTATGAGGAGCGCACGGTAGCGGTGCGGGAGAACATGGACCCTGCTGCGCAGGTCAAGACGCTCGCGCACGAGCTGGCGCACGTGCTGATGCACGATCCCGACGACGAGGAAGCACGTCAGCATCGCGGCATCCGCGAGGTCGAAGCCGAGTCCGTCGCGCTGATGATCGGTGCCGCGCACGGCATGGACACCACCGGGTACACGATCCCGTACGTCTCGACCTGGGCCGCCCGCGTGGACGGCCAAGAGCCCGTCCAGGTGGTGCAGTCCACCGGCGAGCGGGTGCGGAAGACCGCGCTGGCGATCCTCGACCAGCTCGACACGCTCCAGGTCGGCGACGGCACCCCGCCCGGACTCGAACGCGACGCTCCCAGTCCGCGCACCTCCCGTACGGCTGCGAACTCGGTGGAGACCGATCGTCCGCGTGCTGCGTCGGCGCCAGCGCTGGCAGGGCGGAGGCTGTGA